One Methanococcus aeolicus Nankai-3 DNA segment encodes these proteins:
- a CDS encoding FprA family A-type flavoprotein: protein MKADAFKIADGVYWVGVMDWDIRMYHGYTLKGTTYNAYIVFGEDKTVLIDNTYPGTSAQMWGRIKDACEKEGKEFKIDVIVQNHIEKDHSGALPEIHKKFPEAPIYCTEVAVEGLINHYPSLKDAPFKVVKSLESIDIGGKTLTFLEAPLLHWPDSMFTLYGEEGILFSNDAFGQHLCFTQRYDYEIPENILMDANQKFYANLITPLSKLVLKKFNEVIELGLLEKIKMIAPSHGQIWTDPMKVIGAYQNFATGVCKDKATIVYDTMHYSTQKMAHAFAEGLISGGIDVEMYYLHSDERSEIVKSILDSKAVLFGAPTINDEPYPSLGDIVYYLKGLRFNRTGLKRKAIVFGSKGGQGGGTEILAEDIQKCGFEVLDKYELNYVPNEDELTNCYNMGKRLAAKLKDAEN from the coding sequence ATGAAAGCAGACGCTTTTAAAATAGCAGATGGAGTATATTGGGTAGGTGTAATGGATTGGGACATTAGAATGTACCATGGATATACATTAAAGGGAACAACCTATAATGCATACATAGTATTTGGAGAAGATAAAACTGTATTGATAGATAATACATATCCGGGGACATCAGCTCAAATGTGGGGAAGAATAAAAGATGCCTGTGAAAAAGAAGGAAAAGAATTTAAAATAGATGTGATAGTTCAAAACCACATTGAAAAAGACCATTCCGGAGCATTACCTGAAATTCACAAAAAATTCCCAGAAGCGCCTATTTACTGTACTGAGGTAGCAGTTGAAGGATTAATAAACCATTATCCTTCATTAAAAGATGCACCATTTAAAGTAGTTAAATCATTGGAAAGCATCGATATTGGTGGAAAAACGCTAACATTCCTTGAAGCACCATTATTACACTGGCCCGACAGTATGTTTACGCTATATGGGGAAGAAGGAATATTATTCTCAAATGATGCATTTGGACAACATCTTTGCTTTACACAAAGATATGATTACGAAATTCCAGAAAATATATTAATGGATGCCAACCAAAAATTCTATGCAAACTTAATTACTCCATTATCAAAACTTGTATTGAAGAAATTCAATGAAGTAATTGAGCTTGGATTATTGGAAAAAATAAAAATGATTGCTCCTTCACATGGTCAAATATGGACCGACCCAATGAAAGTAATTGGTGCATACCAAAACTTTGCAACAGGAGTATGTAAGGACAAAGCTACAATAGTATATGATACTATGCACTATTCTACCCAAAAAATGGCTCATGCTTTTGCAGAGGGTCTTATTAGTGGGGGAATTGATGTAGAAATGTATTATTTACATAGTGATGAAAGAAGTGAAATTGTAAAAAGTATATTGGATAGTAAGGCAGTATTGTTCGGAGCTCCTACAATAAATGATGAACCATATCCATCATTAGGGGATATAGTATATTATTTGAAGGGATTAAGATTCAATAGAACTGGATTGAAAAGAAAAGCTATTGTATTTGGTTCAAAAGGAGGACAAGGGGGAGGAACAGAAATCCTTGCAGAAGATATACAGAAATGTGGATTTGAAGTATTGGACAAATATGAATTAAATTATGTTCCAAATGAAGATGAATTAACAAATTGCTACAATATGGGTAAAAGATTGGCAGCAAAATTAAAAGATGCAGAAAATTAA
- a CDS encoding 4Fe-4S binding protein, producing MDKLQILRKISQTAFFIKFILSGSFFLIFIGIVNTFITTGTIGKNYIVISIVVLVLTLIFGRVFCSWWCPWGFLFELGYMLRVKLFKLKKLPELPENIHNKLIYLKYVVLFLFVIFIYIRLSPYNAYLPELGISGNIISLAVLVAFTIVSFFIPRAFCKYICPVGAFLSILSIKSLFKLKLNDKCVKCRLCERKCPMQIKLTKNIDQKDCIRCFECKSVCRKDGIEFKP from the coding sequence ATGGATAAGCTCCAAATATTAAGAAAAATATCTCAAACAGCATTTTTTATAAAATTTATTCTATCGGGCAGTTTCTTTTTAATTTTTATAGGAATTGTAAATACATTCATTACTACGGGAACTATTGGAAAAAATTATATAGTTATATCCATAGTAGTGCTTGTCTTAACACTGATTTTTGGAAGAGTATTTTGTAGCTGGTGGTGTCCATGGGGATTTCTATTCGAGCTCGGCTATATGCTGAGGGTTAAATTGTTTAAGTTAAAAAAACTTCCGGAGCTCCCAGAAAACATCCACAATAAATTAATATATTTAAAATATGTGGTGTTGTTTTTATTTGTAATATTTATTTATATTCGATTAAGTCCGTATAATGCCTATTTACCGGAATTGGGAATATCGGGAAATATAATTTCATTGGCAGTATTGGTGGCATTTACAATAGTTTCATTTTTTATTCCGCGAGCTTTCTGTAAATATATATGTCCTGTTGGGGCATTTTTATCGATACTTTCAATAAAATCTCTGTTTAAATTAAAACTAAATGATAAATGTGTAAAATGTAGGTTGTGCGAAAGGAAATGCCCAATGCAAATAAAGCTAACTAAAAATATCGACCAAAAGGATTGTATTCGATGTTTTGAGTGTAAAAGTGTTTGTAGAAAAGATGGTATAGAGTTTAAACCTTAA
- a CDS encoding DUF166 domain-containing protein — MKATFIYHKGNQRMEKFYKNLLNEPDFCRICEDCYNCRGDWSYKDDVKAVVLDAIDDDEFIEDASDYIPELPEGDVAVAQLHEDLLYELPNMLAEKNYKLLIVPSETPSDLSIAMRNSLKEMCEKNGMDFENPKPFCALKKRHNRKVLNEFINYFKIGFPQVEIKSSDGHKIDDDVKVIISAPCGETHYMSKRIKGKIINELKDKIANAHHNYPCLGSMEYDKELEDTMLHEAGYIALDAVKKALLPYKCKNKFCGRCGIFGQSSL, encoded by the coding sequence ATGAAAGCTACATTTATATACCACAAAGGAAACCAGAGAATGGAGAAATTTTATAAAAATCTACTGAATGAACCAGATTTTTGTAGAATCTGTGAGGATTGTTATAACTGTCGAGGGGATTGGTCGTATAAAGACGATGTAAAGGCTGTGGTTTTGGACGCTATTGATGATGATGAATTTATAGAGGATGCTTCCGATTACATACCGGAGCTCCCGGAGGGTGATGTGGCAGTTGCCCAACTTCATGAGGATTTATTGTATGAGCTCCCAAACATGCTTGCGGAAAAAAATTACAAATTGTTAATTGTGCCATCAGAAACACCATCTGATTTATCAATAGCTATGAGAAACAGCTTAAAAGAAATGTGTGAAAAGAATGGAATGGATTTTGAAAATCCAAAGCCATTTTGTGCTTTAAAAAAGAGACATAATAGAAAAGTTTTAAATGAGTTTATAAATTACTTTAAAATAGGATTTCCACAGGTTGAAATTAAATCATCAGATGGACATAAAATAGACGACGATGTTAAGGTGATTATATCGGCACCATGTGGTGAAACTCACTATATGTCCAAAAGGATTAAAGGAAAAATCATAAACGAATTAAAGGACAAGATAGCAAACGCTCACCACAACTACCCATGTTTGGGAAGTATGGAATATGATAAGGAGCTGGAAGATACCATGCTTCACGAAGCAGGATATATTGCATTAGATGCCGTAAAGAAAGCACTTTTGCCATACAAATGTAAAAATAAATTTTGCGGTAGATGTGGGATTTTCGGGCAGAGCTCCTTATAA
- a CDS encoding arsenate reductase ArsC, whose translation MKVLFVCIHNKRRSIMAEAFGNKYGLNAYSAGLEKTDVVDEKVIEVLNEKNLNAKQKPQTINEVVREVGNFDVVVTMGCLGACPFVPAKKHIAWNIEDPADKDIEFYRNVRDEIEGKVRELANNLK comes from the coding sequence ATGAAGGTTCTGTTTGTTTGCATACACAATAAAAGGAGAAGTATAATGGCAGAAGCATTTGGAAATAAATATGGACTAAATGCATATAGTGCAGGGTTAGAAAAAACCGATGTTGTTGATGAAAAAGTTATTGAAGTTTTAAATGAAAAAAATTTAAACGCAAAACAAAAGCCTCAAACAATAAACGAGGTTGTTAGAGAGGTTGGAAATTTTGATGTTGTTGTTACAATGGGATGTTTAGGTGCCTGCCCTTTTGTTCCAGCTAAAAAACACATCGCATGGAATATTGAAGACCCAGCAGATAAAGACATTGAATTTTATAGGAATGTAAGAGATGAGATTGAGGGCAAGGTAAGGGAGCTCGCCAACAATTTAAAATAA
- the arsB gene encoding ACR3 family arsenite efflux transporter, translating to MGKKGLGFFEKYLSIWVALCIIAGILIGNYLSIIPQTLSKFTIANVNIPIAVLIWAMIYPMMVKIDFRAVEMVKKNYIKGMTITWAINWLIKPFTMYIFASLFLITIFSKFGFIPLELAKEYVAGAILLGVAPCTAMVFVWSYLTDGDPLYTLVQVATNDLIILIAFVPIVGFLMGISNIPIPYDTLFLSVFLYVVIPLIFGYLSRKYLLAHKGQKWFEKTFIPSLNKASILSLLMTLMLLFSFQGGIILTNPLYILLISIPLIIQTFFVFGLAYYWTKKWNLPHNISAPSALIGASNFFELAVAVAITLFGLNSGAALATVVGVLVEVPLMLTLVWIANKTKW from the coding sequence ATGGGTAAAAAAGGACTAGGGTTTTTTGAAAAGTATCTTTCAATATGGGTGGCATTGTGTATAATCGCAGGGATTCTAATAGGCAATTATTTGTCAATAATTCCTCAAACACTCTCAAAATTTACGATAGCCAATGTTAACATTCCGATAGCAGTATTAATATGGGCAATGATTTATCCAATGATGGTAAAGATTGATTTTAGGGCTGTGGAGATGGTAAAAAAGAATTATATTAAAGGAATGACGATAACCTGGGCCATAAATTGGTTAATAAAACCATTCACAATGTATATATTTGCGTCATTATTTTTAATAACGATTTTTTCAAAATTTGGTTTTATTCCATTGGAATTGGCTAAGGAATATGTTGCTGGGGCAATACTTTTGGGAGTGGCACCATGTACTGCCATGGTGTTTGTTTGGAGTTATCTGACTGATGGGGACCCTTTATATACATTAGTGCAGGTAGCCACAAATGATTTAATAATACTCATTGCATTTGTCCCAATAGTTGGGTTTTTAATGGGAATAAGCAACATTCCTATTCCTTATGATACATTGTTTCTTTCAGTATTCCTGTATGTAGTTATACCGTTGATTTTTGGATATCTATCAAGGAAGTACTTACTGGCACATAAGGGACAAAAATGGTTTGAAAAAACATTTATACCAAGTTTAAACAAGGCTTCAATATTAAGCTTATTGATGACTTTGATGCTTTTATTCTCATTCCAGGGGGGAATAATATTAACCAATCCTTTGTATATATTGTTGATATCTATACCTTTAATAATACAAACATTCTTTGTATTTGGTTTGGCATATTACTGGACAAAAAAGTGGAATTTACCGCACAATATCTCTGCTCCATCAGCACTTATTGGAGCTAGTAACTTCTTTGAGCTTGCAGTTGCAGTTGCGATAACATTATTTGGGCTCAACAGTGGAGCTGCACTTGCAACGGTTGTTGGTGTTCTTGTAGAGGTTCCGTTAATGTTAACACTTGTCTGGATTGCAAATAAGACAAAATGGTAA
- a CDS encoding V4R domain-containing protein: protein MKMELKTKNMEDFLTILGKNDDDATQGGGIYLSNDDELIKETVEHLKKGYDKEKYTFIESKYTNRNIKEYVPLEILRLMIMIMMKKIKELNSEITLYDIGYEFGRHINPKNYMELKKFFRKNNLGVLKIESKNPVIIKVNDCALCDGLKSNESICYFDAGVLAGAYECILNKTVVVDEIRCMAQGADACYFKIEPVK, encoded by the coding sequence ATGAAAATGGAGTTAAAAACAAAAAATATGGAGGACTTCCTTACAATATTGGGGAAGAATGATGATGACGCGACACAGGGAGGAGGTATTTATCTTTCAAATGATGATGAGCTCATAAAGGAAACTGTTGAGCATTTAAAAAAGGGATATGACAAAGAAAAATACACATTTATTGAAAGCAAATATACAAATAGAAATATTAAAGAATATGTCCCATTGGAAATATTACGACTTATGATTATGATTATGATGAAAAAAATTAAAGAGTTAAACTCTGAAATTACATTATACGATATTGGATATGAGTTTGGACGGCATATTAATCCAAAAAATTATATGGAATTGAAAAAATTTTTCAGAAAAAATAACTTGGGAGTATTGAAAATTGAAAGTAAAAATCCCGTTATTATAAAAGTAAATGACTGTGCATTGTGCGATGGTTTGAAATCCAATGAATCCATATGTTATTTTGATGCGGGAGTCCTTGCTGGTGCCTATGAATGCATACTAAATAAAACTGTGGTGGTGGATGAAATAAGATGCATGGCACAGGGAGCAGACGCCTGCTATTTTAAAATAGAACCAGTTAAATAA
- a CDS encoding TatD family hydrolase — MIDAHTHLDVRSFEDLEKMALCGIETIITCAHDPYKMSVPEVCLDHWDRLINLETKRGKMAGVDVKVAVGAHPMGYPKNWELLIKKLPEFLDIENVVAIGETGLHYLTDDEKNLLKEQLYLAKDYNMPIIVHTPEKNKKEALIEILKILDEVKIKDDLVMIDHINKDTVDLIDRDVYIGLTVQQPMKISPMEASEIIKNYNKKFILSSDLGSLKADIYALPRTKLYMQKIGVEDDKIGSSTYKNAKEFYRL, encoded by the coding sequence ATGATAGATGCCCATACTCATTTGGATGTAAGAAGTTTTGAGGATTTAGAGAAAATGGCATTATGTGGAATTGAAACAATAATTACCTGTGCCCATGACCCATATAAAATGAGCGTTCCAGAAGTTTGTTTAGACCATTGGGATAGGTTGATTAACTTAGAGACTAAAAGAGGAAAAATGGCAGGAGTTGATGTTAAGGTTGCAGTGGGGGCTCATCCTATGGGATATCCTAAAAACTGGGAGCTCCTTATAAAAAAACTTCCAGAGTTTTTAGATATTGAAAATGTTGTAGCTATTGGGGAAACTGGACTACATTATTTAACCGATGATGAGAAAAACCTTTTAAAAGAGCAGTTGTATTTAGCAAAGGATTACAACATGCCGATAATTGTTCATACTCCTGAAAAGAATAAGAAAGAGGCATTAATTGAAATTTTAAAAATTTTGGATGAAGTGAAAATAAAGGATGATTTAGTAATGATTGACCACATCAATAAGGATACTGTGGATTTAATAGATAGGGATGTTTATATTGGTTTAACAGTGCAACAACCTATGAAAATAAGCCCTATGGAAGCATCGGAAATAATAAAAAATTATAATAAAAAATTCATCCTAAGCAGTGATTTGGGTAGTTTAAAGGCGGATATTTATGCCTTGCCGAGAACAAAATTATATATGCAAAAAATTGGAGTTGAAGATGATAAAATAGGGAGCTCCACATATAAAAATGCAAAGGAATTTTACAGATTATAA
- a CDS encoding DsrE family protein, giving the protein MVKSLITIILKPPYGSEDSFAGMMFALSQIASGIIEKSDVILIHDGVYNAKSGQKPEELGMPSIVDVINNLSAFGCKIYCIEECLKEREIETDDILDDVEVVRYMELKNILNEYEDVITF; this is encoded by the coding sequence ATGGTTAAATCACTTATTACAATAATATTAAAGCCACCTTATGGAAGTGAAGATTCCTTCGCCGGCATGATGTTTGCACTGTCCCAAATTGCCAGCGGAATTATTGAAAAATCCGATGTCATTTTAATTCATGACGGGGTTTATAATGCTAAATCTGGGCAAAAACCAGAGGAATTGGGAATGCCTTCAATTGTGGATGTGATAAATAATTTAAGTGCTTTTGGATGCAAAATATATTGTATTGAGGAGTGTTTAAAGGAAAGGGAAATAGAAACCGACGACATACTGGATGATGTTGAGGTAGTGAGATATATGGAATTAAAAAATATTTTAAACGAATATGAAGATGTAATTACCTTTTAG
- a CDS encoding DsrE/DsrF/TusD sulfur relay family protein, whose amino-acid sequence MKTLTIILKSGAMMNMDGNFAVKLAESALKKGHKVNMFFYGEGITAIIDKQAPKRFPNLGTTIKELMDKGMVVAACSTCANARGIYEENVIEGCKIGSLTNDLSKYIADSDRVITLTR is encoded by the coding sequence ATGAAAACATTAACTATTATTTTAAAATCTGGTGCCATGATGAATATGGACGGTAATTTTGCCGTAAAACTGGCAGAATCCGCATTAAAAAAAGGGCATAAAGTAAATATGTTTTTCTACGGTGAAGGAATCACTGCAATAATAGATAAACAAGCCCCAAAAAGATTCCCAAATCTTGGAACCACGATTAAAGAGTTAATGGATAAAGGTATGGTCGTGGCGGCATGTAGCACATGTGCAAATGCAAGGGGAATTTATGAGGAAAATGTAATTGAAGGATGTAAAATCGGAAGTTTAACCAACGACCTTTCAAAATATATAGCAGATAGTGATAGAGTAATTACACTTACAAGGTGA
- the tusB gene encoding sulfurtransferase complex subunit TusB produces MTLFILLKSPFECNAIEVMEKLKDGNDGVLLAEDGIYYATTSNMRNKLRELHYKIYAMENDAHARGFETIEETELIDYDTAVDLIMEKYNQVITL; encoded by the coding sequence ATGACACTATTTATTCTTTTAAAATCTCCTTTTGAGTGTAATGCCATTGAAGTAATGGAAAAATTAAAAGATGGTAACGATGGAGTTCTTCTTGCAGAAGATGGGATATACTATGCCACAACTTCAAACATGAGGAACAAACTTAGGGAGCTCCATTATAAAATATATGCAATGGAGAATGACGCACATGCAAGGGGGTTTGAAACTATTGAAGAAACGGAGCTCATTGATTACGATACAGCGGTGGATTTGATTATGGAAAAATATAACCAAGTGATTACTCTTTAA
- a CDS encoding DsrE/DsrF/DrsH-like family protein has product MADKMALVVSEGTFDKAMMAFILGTIGASMGMEVHIFFTFFGLEVLKKNAKPKLPGIYRLFGSLGVKMMEKKMKKQNIGGFEESRQQTIDLGAKLYACSTSMSIMGVKEEDLIDGVEIVGATKFIDLAMDAKVQLFIG; this is encoded by the coding sequence ATGGCCGATAAAATGGCACTTGTGGTTTCAGAAGGCACTTTTGATAAGGCAATGATGGCTTTTATTCTTGGAACCATAGGTGCATCCATGGGGATGGAGGTACATATTTTCTTTACATTTTTTGGACTTGAAGTATTAAAGAAGAATGCTAAGCCTAAACTTCCTGGAATATATAGATTATTTGGAAGTTTGGGGGTAAAGATGATGGAAAAGAAAATGAAAAAGCAGAATATTGGCGGATTTGAGGAATCTCGACAACAGACTATCGATTTAGGTGCTAAGCTTTATGCATGTAGCACTTCTATGAGTATAATGGGAGTAAAAGAAGAAGATTTAATTGATGGAGTGGAAATAGTTGGAGCCACAAAATTTATAGACCTTGCAATGGATGCAAAAGTTCAGCTTTTCATAGGGTGA
- a CDS encoding sulfurtransferase TusA family protein — protein MATLDARGLQCPMPIVELAKKMKELKEGEILELIADDVGAKEDVPAWCNRTGNELVEMTEENGILAFKIKKK, from the coding sequence ATGGCTACATTAGATGCGAGAGGATTACAATGTCCAATGCCCATTGTAGAGCTCGCTAAGAAAATGAAGGAGTTAAAGGAAGGGGAGATTTTAGAGCTCATAGCTGATGATGTTGGGGCAAAAGAAGATGTTCCAGCATGGTGTAATAGAACAGGAAATGAATTGGTTGAAATGACCGAAGAAAATGGGATTTTAGCCTTCAAAATTAAGAAAAAATAA
- a CDS encoding indolepyruvate ferredoxin oxidoreductase subunit alpha: MVSVTINYDTCKGAKECGECEKNCPMEVFEVDGEKVVVAHEDECTGCGVCEDVCPTGAVKVKF, from the coding sequence ATGGTAAGTGTAACTATTAACTATGACACATGCAAAGGAGCAAAAGAATGTGGAGAATGTGAAAAAAACTGCCCTATGGAAGTTTTTGAAGTTGATGGAGAAAAAGTTGTTGTAGCTCATGAAGATGAATGCACAGGCTGTGGAGTTTGTGAAGATGTATGTCCAACAGGGGCAGTAAAGGTTAAATTTTAA
- a CDS encoding cupin domain-containing protein encodes MIEKTYNFTTESDSKTVEKIVNTDDVQIIHMIFPKGEGTPKHFTNSKVHLIVIKGEMTLTLEDQEPKVYPAGTIIHLPFNTKMIAQNLTCEVLEFFVIKAPHPSKIGGPEEPNKVE; translated from the coding sequence ATGATAGAAAAAACATACAATTTTACTACTGAATCGGATTCAAAGACCGTGGAAAAAATAGTTAATACCGACGATGTTCAAATTATCCATATGATATTTCCAAAAGGAGAAGGCACACCTAAGCACTTTACAAACTCAAAGGTTCATTTAATAGTTATAAAGGGAGAGATGACATTAACTCTGGAAGACCAAGAGCCAAAAGTATATCCTGCTGGAACAATAATTCATTTGCCGTTCAATACAAAGATGATTGCTCAAAATTTAACATGTGAGGTTCTTGAATTCTTTGTAATCAAAGCACCACATCCTTCAAAAATAGGCGGTCCAGAAGAACCCAATAAAGTTGAATAA
- the hcp gene encoding hydroxylamine reductase, whose amino-acid sequence MELSPRLTKMFCFQCQETARNTGCTVAGVCGKKDNVANLQDLLIYVVKGLSVVRINLGYSNDAIDKYIVDALFTTITNANFDDQDIISKIKEGLALRDQATPTCSCGCSVDLPDCVTWKPENDEEIIAKANSLDVSVQATENEDIRSLRELLTYGVKGMSAYLHHAMVLGYDDKELHKFIRKAMASTVDDTLSGDDLTAFVLECGKYVVDTMALLDKANTETYGHPEITEVEIGVRNNPAILISGHDLKDMEQLLEQTKGTGVDVYTHSEMLPAHYYPAFKKYDHFVGNYGGAWHTQKSEFESFNGPIVMTTNCIVPPAESYVDRIYTTGVVGYPGLKYIPVDENGNKDFSEVIEKAKKCAPPKQIETGKIVGGFAHNQVFALADKVVEAVKSGAVRKFVVMAGCDGRHNSRNYYTEFAKALPEDTIILTAGCAKYRYNKLNLGDIGGIPRVLDAGQCNDCYSLAVIALKLKEVFELEDINDLPIAYNVAWYEQKAVAVLLALLHLGVKNIYLGPTLPAFLSPNVANVLVENFGIGAISTVDEDIEKMINQ is encoded by the coding sequence ATGGAATTATCTCCAAGATTAACAAAAATGTTCTGTTTCCAATGTCAAGAAACAGCAAGAAATACGGGATGTACCGTAGCGGGGGTATGTGGTAAAAAAGATAATGTAGCTAATCTCCAGGACCTTTTAATATATGTGGTAAAGGGATTGAGTGTAGTTAGGATAAACTTAGGGTACTCAAACGATGCAATAGATAAATACATAGTTGATGCATTATTTACTACCATTACAAATGCAAATTTCGACGACCAAGATATCATATCAAAAATAAAAGAAGGATTGGCACTTAGAGACCAAGCTACACCAACATGTTCATGTGGATGCAGTGTTGATTTGCCTGATTGTGTAACCTGGAAGCCAGAAAATGATGAGGAAATCATTGCAAAAGCTAACTCCTTAGATGTATCTGTTCAGGCAACAGAAAATGAAGATATAAGGTCTTTAAGAGAATTATTGACCTATGGAGTAAAAGGTATGAGTGCATATTTACATCATGCCATGGTATTGGGATACGATGATAAAGAATTGCATAAATTTATAAGAAAAGCTATGGCATCAACAGTTGATGACACACTTTCAGGAGATGACTTGACAGCTTTTGTTCTTGAATGTGGTAAATATGTTGTAGATACAATGGCTTTACTGGATAAAGCAAATACAGAAACATACGGACACCCAGAAATAACAGAGGTTGAAATAGGGGTAAGAAACAACCCAGCAATATTGATAAGTGGACATGATTTAAAAGACATGGAACAGTTGTTGGAGCAAACAAAAGGAACTGGTGTAGATGTATATACTCACAGTGAAATGTTGCCAGCTCATTATTACCCAGCATTTAAGAAATATGACCACTTTGTAGGAAACTATGGTGGCGCATGGCATACACAAAAAAGCGAGTTTGAATCATTCAATGGACCAATTGTAATGACAACAAATTGTATCGTTCCACCCGCAGAAAGCTATGTTGATAGAATATATACAACAGGAGTTGTAGGGTACCCCGGTTTAAAATATATTCCAGTTGATGAAAATGGAAACAAAGATTTCTCAGAAGTAATCGAAAAGGCTAAAAAATGTGCCCCACCAAAACAAATTGAAACTGGTAAGATAGTTGGAGGATTTGCTCACAACCAAGTATTTGCATTGGCGGATAAAGTTGTTGAAGCTGTGAAGTCTGGAGCAGTAAGAAAATTTGTTGTAATGGCTGGATGTGATGGAAGACATAATTCAAGAAATTATTACACAGAATTTGCTAAGGCACTTCCAGAGGATACAATTATATTAACAGCAGGATGTGCAAAATACAGATACAATAAATTGAATTTAGGGGATATTGGGGGAATTCCAAGAGTATTGGATGCAGGACAATGTAATGACTGTTATTCATTAGCTGTGATAGCCCTTAAATTGAAAGAAGTATTTGAATTAGAGGATATAAATGACTTACCAATAGCATATAATGTAGCATGGTATGAGCAAAAAGCTGTTGCTGTATTGTTGGCATTATTACACCTCGGTGTAAAGAATATATATTTAGGTCCAACGCTACCGGCATTTTTATCACCTAATGTAGCAAATGTTCTTGTAGAAAACTTTGGAATTGGAGCAATATCCACAGTTGATGAAGACATTGAAAAAATGATAAATCAGTAA
- a CDS encoding ATP-binding protein gives MKITKYKVEVIQDKCIGYEKCGLCIDACEENILIPDEETGKVKVNKDKEIHCDGVGSCLDVCPVDALNIIKEEVEIKEDEKKGGCGGSHAGHSCPSSVAKTFNRGANIESGAEGVEVNSELMNWPVQLHLLNPMAPYFKDAELAIVADCVPFAYANFHKKFLKGKVLAIGCPKLDDISGYSEKIRTIVKLNDIKKVDIVIMSVPCCSEMRKIVQKALEGLDCEINTYIISLDGKLIK, from the coding sequence ATGAAAATAACCAAATATAAAGTTGAAGTAATCCAGGACAAATGTATAGGATATGAGAAATGCGGGTTGTGTATTGACGCCTGCGAGGAAAATATCCTAATTCCTGACGAGGAGACGGGGAAGGTAAAGGTGAATAAGGATAAGGAAATCCACTGCGATGGAGTGGGCTCCTGTTTAGATGTGTGTCCTGTTGATGCCTTGAATATAATAAAAGAAGAAGTTGAGATAAAAGAGGATGAAAAGAAAGGTGGATGTGGTGGTAGTCATGCAGGTCATTCATGCCCGAGCTCCGTAGCAAAAACCTTTAACAGAGGGGCAAATATTGAAAGCGGAGCGGAGGGCGTAGAAGTAAATTCTGAATTAATGAACTGGCCTGTTCAGCTTCACCTTTTAAATCCTATGGCACCTTACTTCAAAGATGCCGAATTGGCAATAGTGGCAGATTGCGTTCCATTTGCCTATGCAAATTTTCACAAGAAATTCTTAAAGGGGAAAGTTTTGGCAATCGGATGTCCAAAATTAGACGATATTTCGGGATATTCTGAAAAAATAAGGACAATTGTTAAATTAAATGACATAAAAAAAGTAGATATAGTAATTATGAGTGTGCCTTGCTGTTCTGAAATGCGTAAAATAGTGCAGAAGGCATTAGAGGGACTTGATTGTGAAATAAATACATATATAATTTCATTGGATGGTAAATTAATAAAATAG